DNA sequence from the Desulfovibrio aminophilus genome:
CCCGGCCGGGGATCAAAGCCTGATCCCGGATCAGGCCGACGCGACCCGGCTCTTCGCGGTCCTGGGCGCGGCCCCCAAGATTCACATGTCCGGCGAGATCGTCGACCGCTACGGCTACGTCTCCAGCATCCCGGGCGACATGACCGTGCTCCTCGTGATGGTGGACAACTGCCCGGGGCCTTGCGAACGGGTCTTCGACCTGGAGTTGCGCCGCGACCCCGGGAGCTTTCCCGAGCCCGGTAAATTGCAACCCACTCCGGGCCTGAGCGCGGCGGCGGGCACGAAAAGCGGCCTGCGCCTGGGCCTGACCAAGGACGAGGTCAAGGCCATCCTAGGCTGGCCGCAGCATGAGGAAGAAAACGTCCTCCGCTATGGAGCCTCCCAGGGTGTGTTCCTTCCCCGAGAGGAGGTTCTGGCCCGGGGGTTCCCGGAGAAATACGTGCAGATGGGTCAATCCATCTACCGGTTCATCAAGGTCACCTTCACAAACGGCCGGGCGGACGCCATCCGCCTGGACCACCGCACCGTCTGGGACTGACCGGCTTCGCCGGTTCATAGAAAGGCCGGGAGCCTCTTCGCCTTTCTATAACCCGGCGAAGCCGGGCGGTTGCGGCGGGAGGGGGGAGTTTGGTAGGAGGGAGCGCCAGGAGGCCCGCCATGCCGCGACTTGTGTACGCCCTGCTTGCCAACGATCTCATCGTGGACCGCGAAAGCGGCTCCGTGTCCTTCATCCGCGCCGTGGAGCACGCGCAGGTCCGGACGCTGCCCGCGCGGCTGCCGTCGCTCTGGCTCGGCTCGCTCTGGGAACTGGACGGCTCGGGGACCTTCGCCGTGGAGCTGCGGCTGCGCGCGCCTTCGGGCGGCCAGACCGTGCTGGGCAGGCAGGACATTCCCGCGGCCCAGTCGCGGCTCCACCGCCTGAATTTCCACCTGGGCGGCCTGGAGCTGGCCGAGGAGGGCCGCCACGCCCTGCTCCTGGCCCTGCACGGCGGCGAAAAGCCGCTCAAGGCCGCCGAGCTGCCGCTTTACGTGCTCAAGGTGGCGGGCAAGGACTCCTAGCGGAACGGGGCGCAGCGCACCCCGCGCACGAACCAGTTCATGGCGTCCAGTTCGTGGTCCGAGGCCGAGCGGCCCGCCGGGATGCGCACGGTTCCGGCCTGGTCGGCCACGGGCCCGGCAAAGGAGGCGTCCTCGCCCAGGAGCATGCGCGCCCGTTCGGCCAGGACCTTTTCCCGCACCTTTGACGGCACCCAGGTCCCGAACGGGGCCAGGTCCACCACGCCCTCGCGGATGCCCGCCTTGTCGCGCTGCGGTATCCAGATTCCTTCGTTCACGGCCCGCACCTGGGCCTCGTAGACCGGGCTCCAGTTGAAGACCGTGGAGGTCAGGGCGCAGGGCGCTCCCAGGGCGGAGACGTCCAGGGCGTGGCCCACGGCCGGGATGTTCTTGGAGCAGGCCGCGCGCGAGGTTTCCGGCGTGTCGGCCATCTGGCGCACGAGGTCGCGGCCCCAGCCCGCCAGGTCCAGGGCCAGGGAGTACTCCCGGGCCGGGTCGGACCAGGCGTCCAGCCAGAGCACGTCGTTGACCCGCGCCGGGTCGTGGGGCGTGCCGGACTCCTTCAGCCCGCGCAGCAGGCCCAGGGTGAAGGCGTTGATCCCGCGCACCACGTCGGGCTCGGGCAGGGTGGCCACGGTTCCGGAGGCGCGGAAGCCCAGGAGCCCGGCGGCGTAGCCCGCCAGGTACTCGGCCTGTTCCATGCGGGCCGTGTAGGTTCCCAGGTTGGGCCCGATGCGGCGGCCCGAGCACTGCATGAAGCGCACTCCGGGATATTCGCGGGCCACCTTTTCCGTGGCCTCGGCATGGACCAGGGAGGTGGCGAAGACGACGTCGATCCCTCGGGCCGCGAGGCCCCGGAGGACGGTTTCGGCCTGTTCCCCGGTGTCCACGTTCTCCACGTGCTCCACGGCCACCAGGCCGCCCAGGCGGGCGGTCATGGTCTCCATGCCCCGGCGGTGGGCCGCGGTCCAGCCCAGTTCGCGCGGGGTCTGGACATAGATGGCGGCCACATGGACGGGCGTCTCGGCCAGCGCGGGCCGGCCGGACAGGAGCAGGCAGCAGAAGGCCAGGAGCAGCAGGACCGGCCGTTGGACGGGGACGATCCGGGACATGGCGGCCTCCTTCGCGGGTATGCAATGGGGGATGATGCGCCTATTGGGCCCGATCCCGCCCAAAAGTCAACCGCCTTCGGCGGGTTTATGGAAAGGCGGGGAGGGGTCGTCGCCTCTCCCCGCCTCAAGTCCGGGAGCCTCTTTGCCTTTTCACAACCCCCGAAGGGGGCTAGCCGTCGCCGAGCTGGGAGGTCAGTCTGCCCAGGGACACGGTGAGACCGGCCAGACGCTGCATGACGGTTCCGGCCTGGCTCATGTTGTTGGCCATCACGCCGCTCAGGGAGCTGACTTCCCCGGTGGAGCGGTTGATCTCCTCCGAGGCGGAGGACTGTTCCTCGGCAGCGGCGGCGATGGAGCGGATCTGGTCCGTGGCGTTGACCACGGTGCCCACGATGGCGTCCAGGGACTCCCCGGCGCGGGAGGCGTGGCCGGTGCTGGCGTGCACGGCCTGCATGGCCTGCTCCATGGCCGCGATGTTGCGCTTGGTGCCGTCCTGGATCACGGCGACGGCCTGCCCGACCTCGTGGGTGGCGCTCATGGTCTTTTCCGCCAGCTTGCGCACCTCGTCGGCCACCACGGCGAATCCCCGGCCGGACTCTCCGGCGCGGGCGGCCTCGATGGCCGCGTTGAGGGCCAGAAGGTTGGTCTGGTCCGCGATATCCTGGATCACGTTGATGATCCGGCCGATGGAATCCGCGTGGCGGCCGAGGTCGGCGATGCTGACGCTCATGCCCTGGGCCCGGTCCTGGACCTCGGCGATGGAGCCCACGAGGTCGCGCACCACCTGGGCTCCGGTCTCGGCCTGGGAGCGGGCGCTTTCCGCGCTTTCCACGGCCCGGGAGGCGCTCTGGGCCACGTCTAGGACGCTTTCGCTCATCTGGCTCATGGCCGTGGCGGCCTCCTGGGTGCGCTCCCGCTGGCGCGAGGAGTCGTCCAGAACGTCCCGGATGCGGCGGCTCAGGTCGTCGCTGCCCTCGTTGATCTGGCCGATGACGTCCTCCAGGCGGGCGGCGGCCTCCATCAGGCCTTCCTTGCGGGCGGCCTCGGCCCGGCCCTTGGCCTCCTCGGCCTGGGCCAGCGCGGCGCGGGCGGCCTCGGCCTGGCTCTCCGCCTTGCGCCCGGCCTCCAGGGACTCGGCGATCATGTCCTTGAGCCGTCGCAGCATGCGTTCCAGGGCGGCGGTCAGACGGGCCATTTCGCCCGCGTGGCGGCCGCGCACCGTGGCCTCCAGATCGCCTTCGGACACGGCGGCGGCGAAGTCCGTCACCTGCTGGATGGGCCGGATGACGGAACGGGCGGCGGCCCAGGCCACGAGCACGGCCAGGACCGCGCAGGCGGCCAGCACGGCGGAGAGCCGCCCCCGGGTGGCCTGGGCGCGTTCGGCCTCGGCGGCGGCGAGACGCTCCACCCGCTTCTGGGCGTATTGCCCGGTGGCGCCCGCGATTTTCTCCATGTTGTGCGTGGAGTCCTTGATGGGGAGCATGAGCTTGTTGGCCTGCTGCGGGGTGAGCGCGGGGTCGTCCATGGCCTGCCGCGCCAGGGCCGCGACCCCGGCCATGTAGGCGGAAAAGTGGGTGGAGAGCCCGTCCAGGGATGTACGGATTTCCTGGTCGACGTCGCGGCAGATCCCGGCCAGTCCGCGCAGGCGCTCGATGGCCGAGGCCAGCCGTCCGCCCTCGGCCTCCAGCCGCTTCAGATAGTCGGCCTGTTTCTCGCGGGCCCCGATGTTGAGGAAGATGTCCTTTTCAAAGCGCCGCAGGTTGAGGACCAGAATCTCCGTCTCCTGGGCGGTGCGCATGAAGGCCGCGTCCTGGTCCTTGAGGCGGTCCACGGCGGCCACCCACTGGCCGGTGGCGTAGTAGCCGAAGCTGCCCGCTCCGGCGGCGGTGAGCAGGAGGAAGGCGAAGGAGAGAATGAGCTTCTGCGAGATCGTCATGGGCCCCCCGAGATGGTTCCGTTAAAAGTCCCTCTTGAGCCATTTCAGCGGGCGGATGTCAAATGCGGTTCAGTTTTCTCCTTTCATCACGGGCTGTTCGCCGTCCTCTCCAATGGCTGTCCCGCAAGGGTTCCGTCGGGCCTCCGGCGGGAATCATTGTTCGGCGGATATCGATTGGCCGCGGGCTGGGGATGCGCGGCGTTCAAGGGTTTCCGACCCCACAGTCTGTAACGGAAAAGTCACAAAAACAATATTCAATAAAATAAATGAGATGTGCTGGGACGGGGCCGGCCCGGCCCAGTCGGGAAAACGTAAACGGCGGGGAGGGGGCGACGACCTCTCCCCGCCTCAAGCCCGGGAGTCTCTCGGCCTTTTCATAGTCCCCCGAAGGGGGGGCGAAGCCGGTTCTTCCACGGCGGCGTCCATGGGCAGGGTGCGGGCTGTTTTGGGGGAGGCCAGGGGCGCGGGCGTGTCCCGCGCGCGTCAGTCCGCCAGACGCGCTCCGGCCAGCAGCGCGGGCCAGGCCTCGGCCCAGGCCTCGCCGCCGTGCCCCAGGCCCGGCTCCACCCGGACCGCCACCGGCGCGCCCGGCTTGAGCCGCGACACGAACGAATCCGTCACCCGGCGGGTGATGTTGGCGTCCTTTTCGCCCAGGAAATGCGTCTGGGGCAGGGACGAGAGCCGTTCGGCCCGGTCGGCCGGATTGAGCGACCCATGCAGCGGCGTGACGCCGTGCATGGCCGTCCACACGGCAGGGTCCAGGTTGCCGCAGACCGTGACCAGCGCGGCCACGTCCGTCCGTTCCTCCGCCAGGAGGGCCGCCACGGCCCCGCCGCCTGAAAAGCCGATCAACACCGCGCGCCGCGCGCCGGTCTGCCGCATGGCCGCGTCCATGAGGGCGTTCATGCCGAGGAGCACCGTCGCGGAGAAGCGCCCCGTGGTCCAGCATTCCCGGGAGCAGGCGTCCCCGGTGACGTACTGGCAGGGACGGCCGAGATAGGCCGCGGCGGGCGCGGTGTCCCGGCGGGCCAGCAGCAGGGCCGTGGGCGTGATGGGCGTGGGATCGGGCGAGGGGGTGGTGCGCGTGGAATAGGCCACGCCGTCGCCCTCGATGTAGATGTGGACCACCTCGGCCCGTCCCCGCGCCCAGCCCGCCGCCGGGAGCGGCGCGGCCACGGAGAAGGCCGTCCAGGCCGGATCGGCCCGGAGTTCCTGGATGGCCCGGTTCGAGGCGCAGGCCGGAAGCAGGACGAGAAGGAGCAGGCAGGACAAGGCCCTGGGCAGCGGACGCATCTTCATGCCGTTCACCTACGTGATCGGGGCCTGGGCGGCAATCACCGGGAAGACGGGGAGGCCGCGGGAGGCCGGGGGGACGGCTTCCTTGCCCGGGAAAAACGGAAGGGCGGGGAAACTCCTTGCCTTTCCATAACCCCCCGAAGGGGGGTGGAGGGCAGTTCTCGATTTGGCTTTTGTGTCTCGTTTATGGGGCGCGAGTCTGCTTTTGTCTCGTGGATTTCGTTTTGTGAGACGCAAATGCGTTTATGGCTCACGGGTGAGACTCAGAAAAAGGCTTTTCCTTCGGCGATGTTGAGGAGTTCCGGGAAGCAATACAGCGCGGGGCGGCGTCCGCTGCCCTCGCGAACGGTGACGAGAATCTCTTCGTCGCGCAGCAGGGTAATGATGCGGCTCGCCGTTGGTTTCGGAATGTCGGACCCTTCGATGAACACGGTGGTGTTGAAGACGGGCGCGTTGAAGAGAAAATCCACGGCCCGGATGGAGTGCTGGGAGTGGGTCAAGTCCGCCACCTGTGTTTTCAGACGCTCGTAGAGTTCGAGAATCGCTCGCGCCTTCATTTCGTTTGCGGTCGCCTGTTCCGTGATGCCCTTGAGGAAGAATATGCACCAGTCGGTCCAGGCGTCGCCACGCGAGACGGCGCGAAGGCACTCTTGATATTCCTCGCGGTTCTCCTCAAGATATCCGCTCATGTAAAAGTCCGGGCTGGCGAGGAGCTTGCGCTGATACAAAAAAAGCGGAATCAGCATCCGTCCGAGTCTGCCGTTGCCGTCCTCAAACGGGTGCAGGGCTTCGAATTCCACATGGATGATGGCGAGTTGGACGAGCGAGTCAAGTTCGTCCCGGCTGTTCAGATATCGTTCCCAGTCGTCCATGCCCGCCTGGAGATGCTCCGGCGCGATGGGGATGAAGCTCGCTTCCTCGATGGTGCAGCCCTTCGGACCGATCCAGTTCTGTTCCTTGCGGTAACTGCCGGGCGACTTGTTTCGGCCACGAACGCCGCGCATCAGGATGCCGTGCGCCGTGCGGAGCATGTGCTGGGAGAGGGGGCGTTTTTCCATTTCCTCCGTGCAGGCGAGCATGGCCCGGCGGTAGTTGAAAACTTCCTCGGCGTCGTCGCGCTTGGGCTTCGTCAGCTTTTCGGAATCGCCGCCTGCCTCGATTTCCAGAACCTCGCCCATGGTGACGTGCGTGCCCTCGATCTTGGAAGAAAGCACGGCCTCCTGGGTCGTGAGGGGCGAAAGAAGGACATGCTTATTGGGGATGGCGGAAAGCAGCCCGTCATAGCGTCCAAGGGCGCTTGTGGCTGGTCCGACGAACGGAAAGAGCTTGCGGAGGTCCAAGTCCTTGGGCGGGAACTTGCCGAGGTGATATGGGACGGGCTGGTTCGCCATGGGTCGTTTTCAACTAACTCATCGGCAATGGTTTTGTGAAGCGGGATTGCTCCGATCCGCCATAGGGTTTGCGGCCGTATCCTGGACCGCGCGCCGAAAAACAGGAGACACAGGAAGGCGATGACCAGCGCTGTTCGTGTGTCCGTCGTGCTGCCCCCGCTGGATGACACAAAAATTGTCAGAGAGTATGGACGATTACATTAGCAGTTGGTGTGCGTCAAGCCGTGTCCCGAAAAAAAAGAGCGCCCTGAAGGTTCCCCCCCAGGGCGCTCTTTGCCTTTCCACAATCCCCCGAAGGGGGGCGAAGCCGGCTATTCCACGGTCACGCTCTTGGCCAGGTTGCGGGGCTGGTCCACGTCCTTGCCCAGGTAGTCGGCCATCTCGTAGGCGAAGAGCTGGAGCGCGGGCAGGGCCAGGAAGGAGTTCAGGGGGCCGAAGGCCTTGGGCAGGACCCAGGAGTGGTCCACGCCCGCGTCCAGGCCCGGGTTGGTCAGGGCGATGATCGTGCCGCCGCGCGCCTGGACCTCCACGAGGTTGGACTTGACCTTGGGGAACAGCCCGTCGTCCAGGGCCATGGCGAAGGTCGGGAACTTGGGGTCGATGAGCGCGATGGGGCCGTGCTTCATCTCGCCCGCGGCGTAGCCCTCGGCGTGGATGTAGGAGATCTCCTTGAGCTTGAGCGCGCCCTCCAGGGCCAGGGGGTAGCACGCGCCCCGGCCGAGGTAGAGGAAGCTCGTGGCCTCGGCGTGCAGCCGCGAGAGGCGCTGGGCCTGGTCGCGCATGCCGGGCAGCTCCTTCTCCAGGAGCTGGGGCAGCATGGCCAGCTCGCGCACGCAGCGGGCGGCGGTGTCCGCGTCCAGAACCCCGGAACGGCGGCCCCAGTAGAGGGCCAGCAGGAGCATGGACGTGAGCTGGCTGCACATGGCCTTGGTGGAGGCCACGCTGATCTCGGGACCGGCCTGGGTGTACATGACGTAGTCCGACTCGCGGGCCACGCTGGAGCCGACCACGTTGCACAGGCCGATGACCGGCAGGCCCTGCTCCTTGGCCAGGCGGATGCCCGCCAGGGTGTCGGCGGTCTCGCCGGACTGGGAGATGGCCAGGACCACGCCCTTCTTGTCCAGGATGGGGCCCCGGTAGCGGAACTCGGAGGCGATCTCCACCTGGACCGGGATCTTGGCCCACTTCTCCAGGAGGTACATGCCCCAGAGCCCGGCGTGGAAGGAAGTGCCGCAGGCCACGATGTGCAGGCGCTCGGGCACGCCCAGGGCCTCGATCTCGGGCAGGTCCACGGAGTTGTCGGCGTGGTCCACGCGGCCAACGAGGCAGTCCGCGATGACCTTGGGCTGCTCGAAGATCTCCTTGATCATGAAGTGCTTGTGGCCGCCCTTCTGGGCCGACTGCACGTCCCAGGCGATGTGCTGGACCTTCTTTTCGCGCGGGGCCAGGGTGGCGGCGTCGAAGACCCGCCAGGAGTCGGCGTCGATGCGCACGAGGTCGCCGTCGTCCAGGAAGACCACCTCGCGGGTGTAGGGCAGGAAGGCCGGGATGTCCGAGGCCACGAAGTTCTCGCCCGTGCCGATGCCCATGACCAGGGGGCTGGAGCGCCGCGCGGCGTGGATCACGCCGGGCATGTCCTGGTGGATGACCGCGATGGCCCAGGCGCCGTCGGCGCGGGACAGGGCCCAGGACAGGGCCTTGGTCAGGTCGCCCTTCTCCTTGAGTCCCTCGGAGATGAGGTTGGCCAGGACCTCGGTGTCGGTCTGGGAGGAGAAGGTGTAGCCCTTGGCCGAGAGCTCCTTCTTGATCTCCAGGTAGTTCTCGATGATGCCGTTGTGGATCAGGGCGATCTTGCCGGAGTTGTCGCGGTGGGGGTGGGCGTTGGCCTCGTTGGGCACGCCGTGGGTGGCCCAGCGGGTGTGGCCGATGCCCGCGGTGGCCTGGAACACGTTCTGTCGGGCGAGTTTCTTCTCCAGCTCCCCGAGCTTGCCCGGGGCGCGGATGACGGAGAGCTCCCCGGCCTGGACGAATCCCACTCCGGCCGAGTCATACCCACGGTATTCGAGCCGCCGCAGACCCTCGACGATGAGGGGCACGGCGGGACGGTGGCCGCTGTATCCGATGATTCCGCACATGGTCGAAGATGTCCTTTGTTGTCGGTTTCCGGTCCCGGGACCTCCCGGGAGGCCGCCTGGAGTATGACGTTTTCCCGCTTTTTGTCAAATCACGGTCGACGGGAAATCCGCTGCTGCCAAGGGTTGCCGGGGGTCATCATTGACATGCCCTCCGGCGGGGGGTAGGCGGGAATCGGACGGGAAGTCCGGCAACGCCTATGGGGGGAGGTCGGGAGATGCAGAAGGTCGTCGGGGAGATCTTTTCACGGGGGTTGGTGGCCGTTCCGCTCGACATGGAGACCGGCGAGGCCGTGGCGCTCATGCGCGACCGCCGCATCTCCTGCGTGGTGGTCGTGGACGACGGCCGGGCCCAGGGCATCTTCACCGAACGCGACGTGGTCCGTCTGGTGGCCCGGCGCGGCCACGAATTCCTGGGCGAGCCCATCTCCGTGTTCATGAGCCCGGGCGTGGTCCAGGTGCGGCCCCAGGCCACCATTCACGAGGCCTTCGCCCTGCTCATGGAGCGGCACATCCGCCATCTGGTGGTGGCCGAGGCCGGAGGCCCGCCCCTGGGCGTGCTGACCCAGTCCGACCTGGTGGACCAGCTGGGCTACGAATTCTTCATCAAGGTCCAGACCGTGGCCCAGATCATGAGCCGGGCCGTGCTCGTGGTGGACGGCTCCACGCCGTTGCGCCGCGCCTCCCAGATCCTGGCCGATCGCCAGGTGAGCTTCCTGGTGGTGGGCGAGGCCTGCGGCGGCCCGCCCCTGGGCGTGCTCACCGAGCGCGACGTGGCCCGCCTGGCCCTGGAGTCCACGGACCTGGAGATCCCGGTGAGCGAGGTCATGAGTTCGCCCGTGGCCACCCTGCACCAGGACTCCCCGGCCTACGCCGCCGCCGAGATGATGCGCGAGCGCCACATCCGCCGCGTGGTGGTGGTGGACGAGTGCGGGCGGCTGGCCGGGGTGGTGACCCAGTCCGACCTCGTGCGCGGCCTGGAGAGCAAGTACATCGAGACGCTCAAGCAGATCATCCGGGACCAGGGCGTGGAGCTGGAGCGCACGGCCCGCGAACTCTCGGAGAAGACCCTCTACCTGGACAACCTCCTGTCCACGGCCATGGACATGGGCATCGTGGCCACGGACACGGAATTCAACGTGGTCTACCACAGCGCCTCGGCCGGGCGCATCCTGGGCAGCCGCGCCTCGGACGTGCTGGGCAAGCCCCTGTCCGGCGTGCACTCGGGCATCGCCCTGGACTCCGGGCGCTTCGACCGGGCCATGGACCAGGTGCGCCGGCAGGGCTCCCACGAATTCTGCTTCTCCCGCCGCCAGGGCGGGGTGCTCCGGCACGTCAACGCCCGGGTCTCGTCCGTGCGCGGCCAGGGCGGGCTGGTGGGCTACGTGCTCATGGTCCAGGACGTGACCGAGAAGCGCCAGGCCGAGGAGACCATCCGCTTCCTGGCCTACCACGACACCCTCACCGGCCTGGCCAACCGCGTGCTCTTCGCCGAGCGCCTGGACATGGACCTGGCCCGCTGCCGCCGCCACGGCCTGTTCCTGGCCCTGGTGGTCCTGGACCTGGACCGCTTCAAGGAAGTCAACGACAAGCTCGGCCACCACGCGGGCGACCAGGTGCTCCACGACGTGGCCCACCGGCTCCAGTCCCTGCTGCGCCAGACCGACACCGTGGCCCGCATGGGCGGCGACGAGTTCACGGTCATCCTCACGGACCTCAAGTCCCCGGAGGACGCCCTGCCCGCCGCCGAGAAGCTCCTCCAGGCCTTCGCCCGGCCCGTGCTCGTGGAGGACACGCCCGTGGAGGTCAAGGCCAGCCTGGGCGTGGCCGTGTATCCGGTCCACGGCGAGGACGGCGAGAACCTCCTGCGCGGCGCGGACCGGTCCATGTACCGGGCCAAGCGCCTGGGCCAGGAGAACCGGCTGGCGAACATCGTCCTGGAGGCCTGACCGGCCCCGGACGAGCGCGCCCGCCGGCGCATCATTCCGAAGAAAAACACCTGTCCTTGCGCCTGGATGCGCGTCGGCCGTGATTTTCTCGCGACCCCGCGTCCGCGCGTTTTTCCCGCGCGCCCTCGGGCCGTGGGCCAGCCCCTTGGTTCGACAGGAGAAAACAACCACCCGCCATGTTTCGCCCCGGGCTTGCCCGGGGCGTTTTGTTGTAGTAACGATATAAGAACTCCAAAGAGTTTGGGACGGGGGTGGAATGCATTCCGTTTCCGAGCGCAAGGCGCTCTGCGAACGTTTCCTGGAGGCCGCCGAGGGTCGGGGCCCGGCGGCCGAGTCCGAGGCGTTGCGGCAGGTTGAGGAGGCCCTCGGGCCGTCGGCATGCGCCGACCTGCTGCACGCCTTGACGCGTCTGGAGTTCGGCCAGGAGGAGGGCTGCCGCCACTGGCGGGCCATCGCGCGCCATCGCCAGGCGCTGGCCCTCTCCCTGGGCCGCGACGTGGGCATCCGCGTGGCGCTCTGCGACTACTTCGTGAACGTGGCCCCCACGGTGCGCAACCCCGTGCTCGTGGAGCTGCACCTCCTGCGCCGCCAGGAGGAGCTGGCCCTCACCGACGAACTCACCGGCCTGTCCAACCGCCGCCGCCTGAACCAGGAGCTGGAGCGCGAGGTGGAGCGCTTCCGCCGCTTCGGCCAGCCCTTTTCCGTGGTCATGCTCGACCTGGACCGCTTCAAGGATTTCAACGACGCCCACGGCCACCAGGCCGGGGACGAGGCGTTGCGCGGCGTGGCCCAGGCCATGCTGGAAACCTGCCGGGTCATGGACCAGGCCGCGCGCTGGGGCGGCGAGGAGTTCGTGCTGCTCCTGCCCCAGACCGGCAAGGACGACGCCGTGGCCGTGGCCGAACGCGTGCGACGGGCCGTGGCCCTGCGGCCCGTGCCCTATGAGGGCCGCGACCACGGGCCGATCACGGTGAGCGCCGGGGTGGCCACCTTCCCGGAGGACGCCTACACCGCCGAGACCATCATCCGACGGGCCGATACAGCCCTGTACCGGGCCAAGGCCCAGCGGAACATGGTCTTCGCCTTCCGCGAGGGCTCCCGCCGCCACCCCCGGCTCAAGGTGCGGCTGGAGGCGGACCTGCGCCCGGTCCACGGGCCGGAACGCTTCTGCGCCACACGGGACCTGAGCCTGGGCGGCATGCTCTGCGAAGCATCGGGCGGGCTGCCCCTGGGCGCGGAAGTGGAGATCGTGCTGCGCGACGGCGACCGCCGGTCCATGCCCCTGCGCGGCCGGGCCCTGCGCGTGACCCCGGACCCGGAGCGGCCCGGGGGCTTCATCCTGGCCCTGGGCTTCGACGCCCCCGACTCCCGCCGCCAGGACATGATCCTGGAGTTCCTGGCCCCCCGCTCGGCCGAGGCGCACTAGCGGACCCTGGACCCTCCACGCCGACCGCATCGCAAAAAAAAACAAGGCCCCGCGCATCACCTGCCCGGGGCCCCGGTTTCTTTTCCGCGTTCCGTCCGGCGCGGTCAGCCCCGGGCGAATCCCCGCCACTTCCCCATGAGCGCCTGCAGGGCCTTGCCCCGGTGCGACCGGGCGTTCTTCTGTTCCGGCGTCATCTGGGCCGCGGTCATGTCCAGTTCGGGGTCGAAGAAGATCGGGTCGTAGCCGAAGCCGGACTTCCCAGCGTAGCCGTGGGTGATCCGGCCCTCCCACTCCCCGCGCGCGGT
Encoded proteins:
- a CDS encoding methyl-accepting chemotaxis protein, whose product is MTISQKLILSFAFLLLTAAGAGSFGYYATGQWVAAVDRLKDQDAAFMRTAQETEILVLNLRRFEKDIFLNIGAREKQADYLKRLEAEGGRLASAIERLRGLAGICRDVDQEIRTSLDGLSTHFSAYMAGVAALARQAMDDPALTPQQANKLMLPIKDSTHNMEKIAGATGQYAQKRVERLAAAEAERAQATRGRLSAVLAACAVLAVLVAWAAARSVIRPIQQVTDFAAAVSEGDLEATVRGRHAGEMARLTAALERMLRRLKDMIAESLEAGRKAESQAEAARAALAQAEEAKGRAEAARKEGLMEAAARLEDVIGQINEGSDDLSRRIRDVLDDSSRQRERTQEAATAMSQMSESVLDVAQSASRAVESAESARSQAETGAQVVRDLVGSIAEVQDRAQGMSVSIADLGRHADSIGRIINVIQDIADQTNLLALNAAIEAARAGESGRGFAVVADEVRKLAEKTMSATHEVGQAVAVIQDGTKRNIAAMEQAMQAVHASTGHASRAGESLDAIVGTVVNATDQIRSIAAAAEEQSSASEEINRSTGEVSSLSGVMANNMSQAGTVMQRLAGLTVSLGRLTSQLGDG
- a CDS encoding BMP family ABC transporter substrate-binding protein gives rise to the protein MSRIVPVQRPVLLLLAFCCLLLSGRPALAETPVHVAAIYVQTPRELGWTAAHRRGMETMTARLGGLVAVEHVENVDTGEQAETVLRGLAARGIDVVFATSLVHAEATEKVAREYPGVRFMQCSGRRIGPNLGTYTARMEQAEYLAGYAAGLLGFRASGTVATLPEPDVVRGINAFTLGLLRGLKESGTPHDPARVNDVLWLDAWSDPAREYSLALDLAGWGRDLVRQMADTPETSRAACSKNIPAVGHALDVSALGAPCALTSTVFNWSPVYEAQVRAVNEGIWIPQRDKAGIREGVVDLAPFGTWVPSKVREKVLAERARMLLGEDASFAGPVADQAGTVRIPAGRSASDHELDAMNWFVRGVRCAPFR
- a CDS encoding S9 family peptidase, which codes for MKMRPLPRALSCLLLLVLLPACASNRAIQELRADPAWTAFSVAAPLPAAGWARGRAEVVHIYIEGDGVAYSTRTTPSPDPTPITPTALLLARRDTAPAAAYLGRPCQYVTGDACSRECWTTGRFSATVLLGMNALMDAAMRQTGARRAVLIGFSGGGAVAALLAEERTDVAALVTVCGNLDPAVWTAMHGVTPLHGSLNPADRAERLSSLPQTHFLGEKDANITRRVTDSFVSRLKPGAPVAVRVEPGLGHGGEAWAEAWPALLAGARLAD
- the glmS gene encoding glutamine--fructose-6-phosphate transaminase (isomerizing) is translated as MCGIIGYSGHRPAVPLIVEGLRRLEYRGYDSAGVGFVQAGELSVIRAPGKLGELEKKLARQNVFQATAGIGHTRWATHGVPNEANAHPHRDNSGKIALIHNGIIENYLEIKKELSAKGYTFSSQTDTEVLANLISEGLKEKGDLTKALSWALSRADGAWAIAVIHQDMPGVIHAARRSSPLVMGIGTGENFVASDIPAFLPYTREVVFLDDGDLVRIDADSWRVFDAATLAPREKKVQHIAWDVQSAQKGGHKHFMIKEIFEQPKVIADCLVGRVDHADNSVDLPEIEALGVPERLHIVACGTSFHAGLWGMYLLEKWAKIPVQVEIASEFRYRGPILDKKGVVLAISQSGETADTLAGIRLAKEQGLPVIGLCNVVGSSVARESDYVMYTQAGPEISVASTKAMCSQLTSMLLLALYWGRRSGVLDADTAARCVRELAMLPQLLEKELPGMRDQAQRLSRLHAEATSFLYLGRGACYPLALEGALKLKEISYIHAEGYAAGEMKHGPIALIDPKFPTFAMALDDGLFPKVKSNLVEVQARGGTIIALTNPGLDAGVDHSWVLPKAFGPLNSFLALPALQLFAYEMADYLGKDVDQPRNLAKSVTVE
- a CDS encoding Fic family protein codes for the protein MANQPVPYHLGKFPPKDLDLRKLFPFVGPATSALGRYDGLLSAIPNKHVLLSPLTTQEAVLSSKIEGTHVTMGEVLEIEAGGDSEKLTKPKRDDAEEVFNYRRAMLACTEEMEKRPLSQHMLRTAHGILMRGVRGRNKSPGSYRKEQNWIGPKGCTIEEASFIPIAPEHLQAGMDDWERYLNSRDELDSLVQLAIIHVEFEALHPFEDGNGRLGRMLIPLFLYQRKLLASPDFYMSGYLEENREEYQECLRAVSRGDAWTDWCIFFLKGITEQATANEMKARAILELYERLKTQVADLTHSQHSIRAVDFLFNAPVFNTTVFIEGSDIPKPTASRIITLLRDEEILVTVREGSGRRPALYCFPELLNIAEGKAFF
- a CDS encoding diguanylate cyclase domain-containing protein, which gives rise to MQKVVGEIFSRGLVAVPLDMETGEAVALMRDRRISCVVVVDDGRAQGIFTERDVVRLVARRGHEFLGEPISVFMSPGVVQVRPQATIHEAFALLMERHIRHLVVAEAGGPPLGVLTQSDLVDQLGYEFFIKVQTVAQIMSRAVLVVDGSTPLRRASQILADRQVSFLVVGEACGGPPLGVLTERDVARLALESTDLEIPVSEVMSSPVATLHQDSPAYAAAEMMRERHIRRVVVVDECGRLAGVVTQSDLVRGLESKYIETLKQIIRDQGVELERTARELSEKTLYLDNLLSTAMDMGIVATDTEFNVVYHSASAGRILGSRASDVLGKPLSGVHSGIALDSGRFDRAMDQVRRQGSHEFCFSRRQGGVLRHVNARVSSVRGQGGLVGYVLMVQDVTEKRQAEETIRFLAYHDTLTGLANRVLFAERLDMDLARCRRHGLFLALVVLDLDRFKEVNDKLGHHAGDQVLHDVAHRLQSLLRQTDTVARMGGDEFTVILTDLKSPEDALPAAEKLLQAFARPVLVEDTPVEVKASLGVAVYPVHGEDGENLLRGADRSMYRAKRLGQENRLANIVLEA